The Canis lupus dingo isolate Sandy chromosome 34, ASM325472v2, whole genome shotgun sequence genome contains the following window.
AAGGATATCACGGAGGAGATCATGTCTGGGGCCCGCACCGCCTCcacacccacccctccccaggtATTGTCTGATCTTTGAGCGAGGCTCTTGCCTAGGATGGCTGTTCTGACCTGAGTTCCCACGTTCTTTGATCTTCTCTTTCAATGAAAGGATTTATTTCCCTGTTTTCCGTGGATTTTTAGGCAGAGTGAAAGTAGAAATGGCTCTAATAGAGAAGGGTTGTGGGCCTCTTCAGGGCAAACTTTGGTAACCCTTTGTGTCCTGCAGACGGGAGGTGGTCTGGAGCCTCAAGCTAATGGGGAGACACCCCAGGTTGCTGTTGTTGTCCGGCCAGGTAGGTAAGCAGGTGGGGCAGAGCTTTTATGGGGAAAAGGAGTGTGACTATTTCAAATGCTAAGGAGGTAGAGTAACTTGACCTGGGTGCCAGAGAAGAATGACTTGGGTTTTAGGTAGTGGGATTTTGCAAGTGGGCCAGATTTGGGGTGAGAAGGGGAAAGGCCTTAGGTAGGAGAATGTTGCAGGGGTATTAGGCTGGGAATGTCTTGGCtggcaggaggaggaaaaaagtagTGACCTGCCTTTAATGATTTGTCTTTCCTGTGGTGTAGATGACCGGTCCCAGGGAGCAATCATTGGGAGCCGGCCGGGGTTGCCTGGCCCAGAACACAGCCCTTCAGAATCCCAGCCTTCATCACCTTGTCCGACCCCATCACCACCCCCAATCTTGGAACCGGGGTCTGAGCCTAATCTCGCAGTCCTCTCCATTCCTGGGGACACTGTGACAACGGGGATGATCCAAATGTCTGTAGAAGAATCCACCCTCATGCCCCGTGAAACTGGGGAGCCATATTGCCTCTCTCCAGAACCCACTCCCCTCGCTGAACCCATACTGGAAGTAGAAGTGACACTTAGCAAACCGATTCCAGAATCTGAGTTCTCTTCCAGTCCTCTCCAGGTTCCCACTCCCTCTGCATCTCACAAAGAGGAAATTCTTCCTGAACCTAATGGCATGGTCCCATCTGAGGATCTGGAACCAGAGGTGGAGTCGAGCCCAGAGcttgctcctctccctcccccagcttgtccTTCCGAATCCCCCACGCCCATTGCTCCAACTGCCCAACCTGAGGAACTGCTCAACGGAGCCCCCTCGCCACCAGCTGTGGACTTAAGCCCAGTCAGTGAGCCAAAGGAGCAGGCCAAGGAGGTTACAGCATCAGTGGCTCCCCCCACCGTCCTCTCTGCCACTCCAGCTATGGCTCCTCCAGCTACTTCCCCAGCtcaggaggaggaaatggaggaagaggaagaagaggaggaagaaggagaagctggagatgctgaggctcagaagggaggagaggaactTCTCCCCCCAGAGAGCACCCCTGTTGCAGCCCACCTGTCTCAGAATTTAGAGGCAGCAGCTACCACCCAAGGTAAGGTGTGGCTGGATGGTGCAAGTGGGTTGGGCTgaaaggtgttttttgttttttgttttttctttcttttcattgatGATCTCTCAATTGTGTGGCACTGTGTCTGGGTCATAGAAACCCTTTGATGAACCTAAGAGATAAAATTCCAAGATTAAGGGATTTTAATAGTCTGGGGTGGGTATGATGGAAAGATGAAATACTGTGGAGTAGCTGCTGCTTTTTATTTCCCCAGGGAGTAGGGGTACTCCATAAATTattcccactttttttcttttttttaacctcccaAATAGTGGCGGTGTCTGTGCCAAAGAAGAGACGGAAAATTAAGGAGCTCAATAAGAAGGAGGCTGTGGGAGACCTTCTAGATGCCTTCAAGGAGGTAAAGGAGCAGAAAGTAATGGAGGGGAGAGGACAGAGTTTGGGTATGAACACTAGTCATACTGCAACCAAAATGAAATATCCTACGTGTCCTACGTGTGACCTACAGGTGAGCCCAGGAGTACCAGAAGTGGAAAATCAGCCTCCTGTTGGCACCAGTCCTGGCCCGGAGCCTGAGGGCAGCAGTGGACCGCCGAGGCCTGAGGAAGCAGACGAGACCTGGGATTCAAAGGAAGACAAAATTCACAATGCTGAGAACATCCAGCCCGGGGAACAGAAGTATGAGTATAAGTCAGGTATGCTGAAGGAAGGGCTGAGCAGGGTTGGGTATTCTTGCCAGGGCCCCGGGAGACAAAGGTATGATTCGCTCATCTCGTCTTCCTCGTAGATCAGTGGAAGCCTCTAAACCTTGAGGAGAAAAAGCGTTATGACCGTGAGTTCCTGCTTGGCTTTCAGTTCATCTTTGCCAGTATGCAGAAGCCGGAGGGATTGCCCCATATCAGTGATGTGGTGTTGGATAAGGTTGGTAGGCTTGAGGGGGAGGAGTCATTTGGGGCTGGCTGGCTAGGGGAGGAGCCTGAGGTCCTGAAAGAGTAGTCAAGAGCCCTAGTCTGTTTCTCATGCCTTCCCTGTCTTCTTTGCAGGCCAATAAAACACCACTGCGGCCACTGGATCCCACGAAACTTCAAGGCATAAATTGTGGTCCAGACTTCATCCCTTCCTTTGCCAACGTTGGCCGACCAGCCCTTAGCAACCGTGGGCCCCCAAGGGGTGGGCCAGGTGGGGAGCTGCCCCGAGGGCCGGTGAGTGGGACTGGTGAGAGGGGCGGATGGTCAAGGGTAGTTGGGGGATGGCTCCTTTGTCTTTTGGGGAGAAGGAGGATATTTGCCTTAGTGATGTGTGGTGGCGGTGTCACAGATTGTGCTGACTAGCTCTGTGTCTTCACTCGTCCTCACTCCTTGCTTAGCAGGCTGGTCTGGGACCCCGGCGCTCTCAGCAAGGCCCCCGAAAGGAACCCCGCAAGATCATTGCCACAGTGTTAATGACTGAAGATATAAAGTTGAACAAAGCAGAGAAAGCCTGGAAGCCCAGCAGCAAGCGGACAGCCGCTGATAAGGATCGAGGGGAAGAGGATGCTGATGGCAGCAAAACCCAGGTAATGATCAGTGTTGTTTTTGCTCTCCATGTCTTCTCTTCAAAGTCTGTCCTCTGAGCCAATTTTGTCCTCTTCATTTCTGTCTTCCTTATCACCAGTATCTGAGTCCTTACCATTCTCTCATCCCTCCCAGCGACCTCTTCTGAGAACCTCACTGGATTGTGTCTTCTCTGTTCCCTCTACCAGGACCTGTTCCGCAGGGTGCGCTCCATCCTGAATAAGCTGACACCCCAGATGTTCCAGCAGCTGATGAAGCAGGTGACGCAGCTGGCCATTGACACCGAGGAACGCCTCAAAGGGGTCATTGACCTCATCTTCGAGAAGGCCATTTCAGAGCCCAACTTCTCTGTGGCCTATGCCAACATGTGCCGCTGCCTCATGGCGGTTAGTTTCCATTGTTACTAAACATTGTGGTCTAGTTTCCTACTTCTCTTCCTAAGACTCCTTGAGTCCAGCTTCTTGGTTCTCTTCCAGCCTGCGCTGTTAATGGCAGCCAGGCGGTGGCAGAGTGGGAGCTGAGGATCTTCCTGGGTTAGATAGCTAAAGACTTTTGGAGGGCCTACCTGCTCAGGACTAACGTGATACTCTCTTTGACATACAGCTGAAAGTGCCCACTACAGAAAAGCCAACGGTGACTGTGAACTTCCGAAAACTGTTGTTGAATCGATGTCAGAAAGAgtttgaaaaagacaaagatgatgATGAGGTTTTTGAGAAGAAGCAAAAAGAGATGGATGAAGCTGCCACGGTGAGAGAAAACCCACCAACCCCACAGTCCACCCAGATGCTACTTTGCTATAGAATAGGGGGTGGGGAAGTAAATGGAAGTTGGGGGTGATGGTGTTTTGGGGATTTTCTCTGCCTTAAGACAGGAATACTTGCTGCTGGGGTTAGGAATCTAGATAGTGGAGAGAAGGATTTTAGCCCAGTGGCTAGGTAcctttttgatggatttttgtcctATAACTGTCAGGCAGAGGAACGAGGACGCTTGAAGGAAGAGTTGGAAGAGGCTCGAGACATAGCCCGGCGGCGCTCTTTAGGGAATATCAAGTTTATTGGGGAGTTGTTTAAGTTGAAGATGTTAACAGAGGCTATAATGCATGACTGTGTGGTTAAACTACTTAAGAATCATGATGAAGAGTCCCTTGAATGCCTTTGTCGTCTGCTCACTACCATTGGCAAAGATCTGGACTTTGAAAAAGCCAAGGTGAGGGTCTTGGGTTGGGGAATGGGACAGGCTGAAGTGCCAAGTGCCTGGGGCTTGCTGTCCACTGACAGACTCCTTGTTGGGCTGCCGGGTGTGAGTCATCGAGCTACAGTGATGGACCTGAGGGTCTAAAGAGGGGCCGGGCCTACAGTTGAAGGTAAGGTGTCACAAGCTCCTGACCTGATCCTTTTGCTTCTTCCTAGCCCCGAATGGATCAGTATTTCAACCAGATGGaaaaaatcattaaggaaaaGAAGACTTCATCCCGAATCCGCTTTATGCTGCAAGACGTGCTGGATCTGCGACGGGTGTGTGTCCTCTCCTTCTCACTGCTGGTCTGCTGCCTGTATGCGTATCCAACATTGCTTGGTCTGGCCCTCTGATATGATTATCTTGTGACTGGCATTCTGTCCCCACAGAGCAATTGGGTGCCACGCCGTGGGGACCAGGGTCCCAAGACCATTGACCAGATCCACAAGGAGGCTGAGATGGAGGAGCACTGGGAGCACGTAAAAGTGCAGCAGCTAATGGCCAAGGGCAGTGACAAGCGTCGGGGTGGCCCTCCAGGCCCACCCATTAGTGAGTTTGGGACTCCGGTTACGAGGGGGCAGAGTGAGGGGTTAAACTTTCCACTGATGACTTCTTGTTAGTGCCACGTGTCTGGGCCACTGAGACCACATGATGGAACTGAGGATCTGAGGAAGGGGGTCTGGGGGTAGCCCCAGGTGATCGGGGGGCTAGGAGTTACTCATTATTGTAATATACTCTTTGTCCCAGGTCGTGGCCTCCCACTTGTGGATGATGGTGGCTGGAACACAGTCCCCATCAGCAAGGGCAGCCGCCCTATCGACACCTCACGACTCACCAAGATCACGAAGGTAGGGGGGCGTATTGGAGGGTGTCACTACCTAGTGGTAGTGGTCATTGGAGGGAAAAGAGGGATCAGTTGGCATTGAACATAGATTTGGATCTTCATCTCCTTACTTCTGAGGTTGAAAAGGTGATGGCTTTCCTCTTGGACTAACTGGTTAGACTCCTAGAGACAGGACTGCCAGCTCAAGAAGATGTATTCACATCTGTCTGGGCCAGCAAACTCGCACAGCAGATCTGTCCCATTCCTTCTCTACATTCCACAGCTAAGAAGCGGCTTTTACAGTTTtaacagttgaaaaaaataaaatggatgattTGAGTAATGAAATTACtcaaaatgtaaatttcagcatgcataattttattagaaaacatGACCAAATTCATTCCCCTTAAGTATTGCGAGTGACTGTTTTTGTGCTACAGTGGCCATGTGGAATGGTTGAAATAGAAACTATATGATATGCAAAGCCTTaagtatttactatttggcctttTAGAGGAAAAGTTTGCCTGGCTCCTGGTCTATGCCATTTGCTACTGTGTAGCTATGGGCTTTGGCCAGATCAGACTGATGCTCCACTCCACTCCCGTTTCCTTCCACAGCCTGGCTCCATTGATTCTAACAACCAGCTCTTTGCACCTGGAGGGCGATTGAGCTGGGGCAAGGGCAGCAGTGGAGGCTCAGGAGCCAAGCCCTCTGATGCAGGTACTTGAGGCCATCGTAAGGAGCTGGGGGCCTAGGAATCCTCTTATTTGAGGGCAGAGCCTTATTTGTAGGAGAGGCTTTTGTATAAAGTGGTTGGGTAATAACAGGAGGCTTATGCTTGGGACGAGGGGGACTGAATGAACTGTGTTCATGTTGGGAGTAGGACCAAGTGTCCTAAACTGGCGAGTAGGAGATGGAATGGAAGAAAGTAGGAAGAGATTTTGATGTGGGCTTTCTGCCTCCCCAGCATCAGAAGCTGCTCGTCCAGCTACTAGTACCTTGAACCGCTTCTCAGCCCTTCAACAAGCAGTACCTACAGAAAGCACAGACAGCAGACGTGTGGTACAGAGGTGAGGCTTCCCCTGCGAGTGTCTTTGTTTTTCACGTGGGGAGTACTGGGATTGGGCTTTGGTGGTTGCCATAGGAATCCTCACATCTGTAATGCTCATAGTCCATGGCTAGATGGGGGCACATTCCAGATTCCAGGAACTATGCCTGATGATTGCTGAGCTTGTTGGAAAGTTCTACAGGAGAGTGCCTAGGCAGTACAGGTGAGAGGTGACATGCCTGTTTTTTCTCCAGGAGTAGTTTGAGTCGGGAAAGAGGTGAGAAAGCTGGGGACCGGGGAGACCGCCTAGAGCGGAGTGAACGGGGAGGTGACCGTGGGGACCGCCTCGATCGCTCTCGGACACCTGCCACCAAGCGGAGCTTCAGCAAGGAAGTGGAGGAGCGAAGTAGAGAGCGGCCCTCCCAGCCTGAGGGACTGCGCAAGGCAGCTAGCCTCACAGAGGATCGGGACCGTGGGCGGGATGCCGGTAAGGGAccgggagaggaagggaaaggtaaGGTGTGGGTTTGGGACTAGCCAGCCTCCAGTCTTCAGAGCTCCAGGTCTTTCTTGCTAGGAAAATTGGAACTGAAGAGTCTCTGATCTGTTTCTCCCCCCTTCAGTGAAGCGAGAAGCCACCCTGCCCCCAGTGAGTCCCCCGAAAGCTGCGCTTTCTGAGGAAGAGCTGGAGAAGAAATCCAAGGCCATCATTGAGGAATATCTCCATCTCAATGATATGAAGGTAGGCAGTGGGAGGTGTCTCAGTGACAGCAGGGTGGCCAGGGAGGGACATGTGCTGACATGCATGGAGTGTGGGGTTAGGACCAGACAGTGactgccctctccctcctgcccacacTCCTGCAGGAGGCAGTGCAGTGTGTACAGGAGCTGGCCTCACCCTCCCTGCTCTTCATCTTTGTGCGACATGGCATTGAGTCAACACTGGAGCGCAGCACCATTGCTCGTGAGCATATGGGGCGGCTGCTGCACCAGCTGCTCTCTGCTGGGCACCTCTCCACTGCTCAGTACTACCAAGGGTATGTCTTCTGAGGGCCTTCTACTTTTACATCCCACAGACTTCCTTTCTTTGTGTAGGATCTGTGGAACCTTGGATGAGAGTATAGCCATCCCGGTTAGCATTACTTTTGGCAGGGGTAGAGTGTACCATGTAAGGACAAAAGTGTGGCCTTGGCTTGAGATAATTGCCCCATGTCTAGGAAGTGTTCTTGAGGGTCTCCACAGTGGATCCTTTAACAATGTCATCTTGCCCCAGAGGGATGGTGGGGGTCCAGCTTACCTTTCCTAGAATGTatgatttctttctccttaaaagatttatttttatttgagagggagggagggcaggcaggcaAGTGGAAGGAGGGGTAGAAGGGGAgagaaacctcaagcagactccccactgagcatggagctagacagggctcaatcccaggaccccaagatcatgacctgagctgattaCCGAGAATCAGATATTctgctgactgagctacccaggtgcccctagaatgcCCTGACTTTGAATTCCATTTGCAGGCTGTATGAAATCTTAGAATTGGCTGAAGACATGGAAATTGACATCCCCCACGTGTGGCTCTACCTAGCAGAACTCATAACGCCCATTCTGCAGGAAGGTGGGGTACCTATGGGGGAGCTGTTCAGGTAAGCCCCCTTTGGGGATTCAGGGGAGGTAAAGACAAGAAGAAAGCTGGGGAGGGGGAGTACATATGGCAGGTTCAATGCCTGGATttggggagggatggggcagTGTACTGACTGAGTGAGCCATTAACActctgtaatttcctttttttctctataggGAGATTACAAAACCTCTGAGACCCCTGGGCAAAGCTGCTTCTCTGTTGCTGGAGATCCTGGGGCTCCTATGCAAAAGTATGGTAAGTAAGAGCCTTTTGGGGGTGATGTGTAGAGACTTCTCTTCCGACCATGCTCTTTTGGCCAGTTGCTGTGACCCTGATGGCTCATGGTCCTTTGGTGGGATGGGGTTAATGGCGAGGGTGGTGCTGTGTTGGTACCTGAGAAAGGAAATGTCGAGGCTGGCGCTGGCACTCTCAGACCAGTTCCTGTCATGAGTTCTGGCTAAGACTGGAGGACAGTGACAGTCTGAGACCCTAAGCCCTTGATTGATTCTTTGATTcaatcaatcattcattcaactaacatttttttttaaacatgtaccAACCACATAGTAGGCACTGGGGATAGCACATTGAATAAAACACAGTTAGGAAACTGGCTGGAAGAGAAAAGTAAGAAATGACAGCTTAATAAAAACAGTGTGAAGCAAAGCGTGAAATAAAATAGTAGAAATGGAGTGCCTTGAGTACTGTGAGGTTGCAAAGGAGTTTCTCTTTGGTAATAATGTTCATGACAAAGCTTCCCAGAAAGTTGCTGAAACTGCTTTGTAAAAGTTAAGTGGTATCTAGCAAATGTCATAGCAGAGAGACCGGAAAGGCCAGTGGGCGGGGCACTCTGTGGCAGTGAGAGCTGGGAAGAGCACTTTATAGAGTATAGTAGCTGCCCCCAGGATCTGGGCCCTGGACAATGAGTGGAAAAGAATTGCTATTTCAGTGTTCTGTTAATCCTTTTAGGTAGAAACCTGTGTTAGGATAGTCTGtatttgaaaaaagagagaggcatgTTGAACTAGTgtgtatttcattgaatctgtggTACAGCAGGTTGTGGGATATGTTATTGCTACCCTGTTAGTAAAGAAAAGACATGATCATTTGCTTAAATGTAATATATCAACTGTGAGAGGACTTCGTTTTAGTGGCCTCAGaatgagcatttttaaaatttgtgaagtATGGTAGTCTTATTAAGGATTAATGTCATTCTGAATATTTGTTATTATACACATagaactttaagattttatttatttggtagatctagagaggcagaggcagaagctcctgagcagggagcccgatggcaGGACTTgttcctaggaccctgagatcatgatgagcTGAGCCTAgggcggacacttaactgactgagccacccaggcacccctgaatatCTGTTATTATAGAGTAATGCCTCTGGAATCTCTTGTCCCTTCACAGAAAATGGGCTCAGACTGTTTGTGAGGATTTCTGATTTGCCTTGGGGTTGTGTGGGGGGATTTATCTGCTGCTTAAATTTTTTGGACTTGGTAACCAAAAAGGCTTATTATTTGTGAGATGTCCTGTCTCATGAACATTTGTTATAGCTTGGAATAATGAAAAACTAAGCTATTCTAGAAAAAGAAGTGTAGAGGAGTGTGGAAGGCTTAAGTTGAGGTATTTGGATTTGGTGTTTTACCTTTCTCAGTAAAGGTAATCCTGTGAAAGCTAATTGACCTCTTCTCTAGAGGCTCTTAGGCTATTCCTCCTTGCCCTTGCCATTTCCTAGCACTGTGGTAGGTGATTTCTTGTGTCTTTGAGTGATTATTGGCTGATATCTGTATCTGGTACTAGCCTGTAGGCATGGATAGATGGTGTCTTTTCGGTACTTCTGTAACATCCTGAAGCCCCTAGTGGGCACATAGTGACCttgtagtaaatatttgttgggtgacATTTGCAGAGCTAGGTCTTGGAGGGAGAGAAGGTTGCTAAATTGTTCTTGTATTTTCTAGGGTCCCAAAAAGGTGGGGATGATGTGGCGAGAGGCTGGACTCAGCTGGAAGGAATTCCTACCTGAAGGCCAGGATGTCAGTGCATTCGTCGCTGATCAGGTTTGCGGCTAGAGTTAGATTAATTCTAGCATTTGGGACTGgccattcttcttcctcttgcttCAGCACACTTACGTGGTACACTTAACCTCCTGACTGTGGGTCTTATTTAGAAGGTGGAGTATACCTTGGGTGAGGAGTCAGAAGCCCCTGGCCAAAGGATGCTCTCCTCCGAGGAGCTGAACAGACAGTTGGAGAAGCTGCTGAAGGAGGGCAGCAGTAACCAGCGGGTGTTTGACTGGATAGAGGTATGTTTCTCCTGGGTATTGGGAGAGACGAATAAAGGAGAGGCAGTTCTTGGTGTGCGGGTAGGGGCATAGTTCTGAACTCTAGGGccatttgtttctcttctgcaCAGGCCAACCTGAGTGAGCAGCAGGTAGCATCCAACACACTAGTTCGAGCCCTCATGACAACTGTCTGCTATTCTGCAATTATCTGTAAGAGGAGCCAGGGAGATGGTGGGGCAAGGGTGGGCCCAGTGGacaaatggagggagggaagttTTAGTCTTTGCCTCCTAGTTATGGACCAGGGTGAGGGTGCATTAGTCCACTTAACTCTGTCTTCCTCCCTGTAGTTGAGACGCCCCTCCGAGTGGATGTTGCGGTGCTGAAAGCTCGAGCGAAACTGCTACAGAAATACCTGTGTGATGAGCAGAAGGAGCTGCAGGCACTCTATGCCCTCCAGGCCCTTGTAGTGACCTTAGAACAGCCTGCCAGTAAGAATCAGGCTGCAGGGCGTGTGGGTGGTTGCATAGCCTGAGAGCAGGGGGCAGTTGTGGAAAAGGTCTCAACCCAAGAAAGGGGGGTGGTCCCCAGAGAGCAAAACATCCTGGTGGTTTATTTGCTTTCCCCTGCactgtttgtttccttgcttacAAGTGAAAGGAGTTAAGACTCAGCTTTGAAGGTTAATTGACTGCCCTTTTTGTGCCTAGCCAGCTATTAGATGCCTTGAGCATGGAGGTGAAAAGTgatacagccttttttttttttttaaatttctgagagCGAGCAagccaggggaagggacagagggagagggagaggcaagctccctgctgagcagggaggccggcacggggcttgatcccaggaccctgggatcatgacttaactgagggcagatgcttaaccgactgagccacccaggtgccctgcaataataatttctttcttttttttaaagttattttttgagttctctatttttaagattttgttcatttatgagagacagagagagaggcagagacacaggcagagggagaagcaggctccatgcagggagcctgatgtgggaatcaatcccgggtccccaggatcaggccctgggctgaaggtggcgctaaaccgctgagctacccgggctgcccgcaatAATGATTTCTAAGTACCGAATGCTCTTGCAGTCTGGCAGGGGGCTGAgaggtttttctttccttcatttaattctcacaactgtTGTTTAAGGTAGATGCTGTTACCCCTTTTCCATATTGTGAGACTGAGGCTTAGTTAACATGCCTGAGATTATGCATTTGGCAAATAGGTATGTGCTAAGACACTGGGACATTGGCAGTGATTAAGTTGAACACAGGTCTTGTGTTGGCATGGAGTCTAACAACACAGTGGTGATGAGTGTTAGAACATGGGTCCTGTGGGGTGCTCTCTGGGGACACCTAGTGTAAGGGATAATGAGTGGGAATTGAAAATGGCAGCCAAATGACAAATGGGAGGGGGATACTTGAAGAAACTGTGTGTGTAAAggaaggccctgaggcagaaaggaCTTGACACAAGGTAAAAGAATTGCTCAGGGAGGCCAGTGTGGTTGAGCATAGCAGCCAGTTGTGTGTGAGGAAAGATGGGCCTGGAGAGATGGACATGGGGCCAGGTCATGCGGGGCTGTCTGAGCTGTGGGATGAGTTTTAGCCTTCAGCTTAAGGACAGGAGAAAGCTTTGTGGGATTTTAGTTTTTCGCTCATTCTGGCCATTTAGTAGGACGAGTGGTTTGAAATGGGATGAATGTAAACATGGTAAGAGCGGCAAATTAGAAGCGGGTTGTGTTGCTGGTGGCTCAAACTTGCTGGTAGCAGTGGAGCTAGGAAGGGTGTACTTACAGTTAAAATGTAACACTGGGGTCAGAGAAAGAGGTGATGAGAGAGGGATGACTTTCAGGATGCTTTTAGCAGGTGAGGTGATAGTGTGGTACCATTTACCCTATGGGGTTAGGAACACTGGATCAAGTCCAGTTTGGTCATACTGAGTTTTGTGGTCCCTGGTCCAGGTAATCAGAGATGTCAGGTGACAGCTGGGTATTGGAATtcatttggaaaggaagaggtcAGGGTTGGCAGCTGATCTGTGAGAAGCTGGCACAGAGTAACACATGTGCAAGTTACCAGAGGATATAGATTGCCTGAGACAAAGTGATGAGATCCTAGGATAGAACATTGAGGGAAGTGAAGGACCCACAGGTAGGGATCAGAGGAAGACGGCGCTTTGAACAAAGGACAGTAATTTTAGGAGCGGGAAGTGGTCAATGATGGTAGATGCTGCTTGAGAGTTCATAGGAACAGACCTGAACATTTTAGGGCCTTTGGAGTGTAAACACACGGAGGCCACTCTGGTATAAATAGTATTTGGTAGAGCAGAGGGTAATCTGGATTGGAAAGGACTGAGTAATACTTGactgagacaggaagaaaggaaaatagctaAGTGTAGACAAGGTCTTTGGATTTAGATAATCTTTTGTccaaagacaaaaatcttttGTTCGAGTGTAAGAGATAATGGTTGTAAAGGAGGCCCATTGTGTTTAGATGGGATAAACTTGGGCTTGAAAATATAGGGCAGACTGGATAATTGATTATGTAGGATCCCCAGGGTAGGTGTGCATGGGATTTGGAACACAAGTTTGGGATAAATGCTCTGCTGCTGTAGGGTGGGTCTGGAGAGCAGTGGTTGTGAATTTGAATGTGTGTACCCTGAGAAACATCCTGGCTTGCACTTTCTCATAGATGGCTGTCAGTGTTTCATCTAGGCCTAGATTCCAGAAATTATATTCACAACTTGGCGTCCCTTTGCTTTTGGAAAGATTATAAAAGTGTGGGCTTTGGGATAGGTTGTGTTCAGGGCTTATAGGACAAGTGCTTGGGAAGACTTAATTAGTAGCCAGGTTGGGGAGAAAGAGGGTCAGAGCAAGGGGTGCTGGAGTTGAGCCTAAAGAAATTCACTGGGAAGGTGACAAGAGAAAGGATGTTCCTGGGAAAGAATGCAGCACATTTAAGTGTCAAGGCCAGAGAGGGTATGTATGTTCAGGAGATGTGTGGAAAGTGAGAAGAAATTGGGATCCATAGTTTTCCAGGGTCTTTGATGGGGGCTGTTGAATGTTCCAGGATACAAACCCTTGACTTTGGTGAGTGATAGTTCTGGGACTTAACATCATTCCCAAAATGAGGAGTACCAATTCTTTGTAtagtttttcttaatatattgtgAGTGAAGCTGCTGAGGTGAATCTTGGACAGGTTTTAAGGTTTTGCTGTCACTTGTTACTATGCACTAGTCTCTTGGATCATGAAATTAACATCTTGTTCTAGAGACCCACCTAGTCACTCTGGAATGGTCAGACACAGATATCAGGATGGTGGGTCAGGCCCTTGTTCGAACAGTGGAGCCCAGGAGTGGAATGGGGTGGCTGTGGGCAGCACAACTCTTAACTGCTGTTTTCCTGCCTGCTTGCAGACCTGCTTCGGATGTTCTTTGATGCGCTGTATGACGAGGATGTGGTGAAAGAGGATGCCTTCTACAGCTGGGAGAGTAGCAAGGACCCTGCTGAGCAACAGGGCAAGGGCGTGGCCCTTAAATCTGTCACAGCCTTCTTCAAGTGGCTTCgtgaggcggaggaggaggagtctG
Protein-coding sequences here:
- the EIF4G1 gene encoding eukaryotic translation initiation factor 4 gamma 1 isoform X2 codes for the protein MNKAPQPTGPPPAPSPGLPQPAFPPGQTAPVVFSTPQATQMNTPSQPRQGGFRSLQHFYPSRAQPPSSAATRVQSAAPARPGPAAHVYPAGSQVMMIPSQISYSASQGAYYIPGQGRSTYVVPTQQYPVQPGAPGFYPSASPTEFGTYAGAYYPAQGVQQFPTGVAPASVLMNQPPQIAPKRERKTIRIRDPNQGGKDITEEIMSGARTASTPTPPQTGGGLEPQANGETPQVAVVVRPDDRSQGAIIGSRPGLPGPEHSPSESQPSSPCPTPSPPPILEPGSEPNLAVLSIPGDTVTTGMIQMSVEESTLMPRETGEPYCLSPEPTPLAEPILEVEVTLSKPIPESEFSSSPLQVPTPSASHKEEILPEPNGMVPSEDLEPEVESSPELAPLPPPACPSESPTPIAPTAQPEELLNGAPSPPAVDLSPVSEPKEQAKEVTASVAPPTVLSATPAMAPPATSPAQEEEMEEEEEEEEEGEAGDAEAQKGGEELLPPESTPVAAHLSQNLEAAATTQVAVSVPKKRRKIKELNKKEAVGDLLDAFKEVSPGVPEVENQPPVGTSPGPEPEGSSGPPRPEEADETWDSKEDKIHNAENIQPGEQKYEYKSDQWKPLNLEEKKRYDREFLLGFQFIFASMQKPEGLPHISDVVLDKANKTPLRPLDPTKLQGINCGPDFIPSFANVGRPALSNRGPPRGGPGGELPRGPAGLGPRRSQQGPRKEPRKIIATVLMTEDIKLNKAEKAWKPSSKRTAADKDRGEEDADGSKTQDLFRRVRSILNKLTPQMFQQLMKQVTQLAIDTEERLKGVIDLIFEKAISEPNFSVAYANMCRCLMALKVPTTEKPTVTVNFRKLLLNRCQKEFEKDKDDDEVFEKKQKEMDEAATAEERGRLKEELEEARDIARRRSLGNIKFIGELFKLKMLTEAIMHDCVVKLLKNHDEESLECLCRLLTTIGKDLDFEKAKPRMDQYFNQMEKIIKEKKTSSRIRFMLQDVLDLRRSNWVPRRGDQGPKTIDQIHKEAEMEEHWEHVKVQQLMAKGSDKRRGGPPGPPISRGLPLVDDGGWNTVPISKGSRPIDTSRLTKITKPGSIDSNNQLFAPGGRLSWGKGSSGGSGAKPSDAASEAARPATSTLNRFSALQQAVPTESTDSRRVVQRSSLSRERGEKAGDRGDRLERSERGGDRGDRLDRSRTPATKRSFSKEVEERSRERPSQPEGLRKAASLTEDRDRGRDAGKGPGEEGKVKREATLPPVSPPKAALSEEELEKKSKAIIEEYLHLNDMKEAVQCVQELASPSLLFIFVRHGIESTLERSTIAREHMGRLLHQLLSAGHLSTAQYYQGLYEILELAEDMEIDIPHVWLYLAELITPILQEGGVPMGELFREITKPLRPLGKAASLLLEILGLLCKSMGPKKVGMMWREAGLSWKEFLPEGQDVSAFVADQKVEYTLGEESEAPGQRMLSSEELNRQLEKLLKEGSSNQRVFDWIEANLSEQQVASNTLVRALMTTVCYSAIIFETPLRVDVAVLKARAKLLQKYLCDEQKELQALYALQALVVTLEQPANLLRMFFDALYDEDVVKEDAFYSWESSKDPAEQQGKGVALKSVTAFFKWLREAEEEESDHN